The nucleotide window CAAAATTGATTGCCTCAAGAATAGTCTGGGTTCCGTAACGAACCCAGACATCCTTCAGTTCTATAACCTTCTCCATTGCCTTTCCTTCAGAATATCGTTTTTATTTACCGGATTACGAGCATTTGATATTAAGATAGTACTTGATTTCTGATTAAACCAGGACTCAAGTACTAATTTACTGACTTCATACCTTATTGACTTCATACCTTATTGACTTCATACCTTATTGACTTCATACCTTATTGACTTCATACCTTATTGACTTCATACCTTATTGACTTCAACCTTACTGACTTCATACCTTACTGACTTCATACCTTACTGACTTCATACTAGGTTTCTGGCAAAAATATCGGATACATTATCCATATTTGCAACATAATCCTTTGCAAGTGGATCTACAGCTACAACTTCACCGCCTATCTCCTTAGCTACGGACTGCGCACTTCCCGTACTGAACTGAGGCTGGACAAAGATGACTTTAACCTGTTTTTCTTTTGCAAGACTTATAACCTTTGCCAGATCCTGAGCACTCGGCTCTTTTCCTTCAATCTCAACTGGAATCATGGTAAGGTTGTAGTCCGCTGCAAAATAGCCCCAGGAAGGATGATAGACCATGAAATTTCTTTCCTTTTTTCCCTCGAGCTTTTCGCGGATCCTTGCATCCAGAGCGTCAAGTTCCTTAAGATAAGCATCTCTATTCTGAGCATAGTAAGTTTTGTTATCGGGATCTGTTTTGGCGAGTCCCTCATAAATGTTCTCAACCATTATTTTTGCGTTTGCAGGAGATGTCCATATGTGGGGATCCAGTTCAGTTTCTTCGCTACCTGCTTCAAGTTCCTCTGCATGTTCTTCTGAATGTTCTTCTGCTCCTTCCTCTTCGTGATGATCGTGAGCAGCAAGTTTCCTGAGTTCGATTCCATTAGAAGAGTTTACTATAAGAGTTCCAGTGTTAATAGATTTGAATCTGTTGATCCAGACTTCCTCAAAGGGCATATCTACACCAACTGTAACATACATACTAGCTTTGCTCACTTCTCCCATCTCTTTAGGAGATGGTTCATAGGTATGAGGGTCTGCTCCTGGAGGAATTATGACAACAGTTTTCACTTTGTCTCCCCCAACTTTTTCTACAAACTCGGCCTGAGGAACTATACTCACAGCTACGATCACAGACTCGTTCGACCCTGATACTTCAACGTCCTGTACTGTACTCTCATTCTCATTAGTTTGGGAGTCGTCCTGACCTGTACAGCCGCTGGCAAAAAGACTCAGACCAACAGTCAAGAGCACTAATAAAGGTAGAATTTTCAGACTCATATTGAAATCCCATTTCTTCATTTTTCAGTTTTTATTAATTCATGAATATATTTCTGAATGAGATAAGACCAACATTATTCAAAGTCTCTATTATCCAAAATCAGTAGGTATTCAAAATTTGGTATGCCCTTAAATTTTTGAATTATTCAGAAAATTTTTTTGGTACAATACCAAATTTATCTTAAAACCCATACTCGGCACTTGATTAGCACTTTAGCTCTTCATTTAGCATTTCATTTGATGTTCCACTTACAAGCATTCAATGGTGTTTTTCTTCATGCAAGCAGGTTCAATGGTGTTTTTCTTCATGCAGGCAGGTTCAATGGTGTTTTTCTTCATGCAAGCAGTTTTCATGGCTTATTTCTCCACAAACTCCGAACATCGGGTGTCCCATTGAGCTGCAGATTTTATTTATAGCATCCCTGGAGACAAAAGCTTCAAAACGCGAAACTTCACTACACGCTTCCTCCGACGACAGGCCATAGTGGGTTAAAAGGAGACTAAGAATCCTGTGTCTTCGGATGAGAAATTGTGTATATGCCTCCCCCATTTCCGTTAGATCCACACCCCTATAGGGAATATGATTCAGGTAGCCTGCACCTGCAAGTTCATTTAAAGTTTTAGTCGTAGTTGAAGGATCGACCTTCAGGACTGAAGAGATCTCTGTGGTTTTTACAGTGCCTCCTTTTTCAAGAATGAACTTAAGATAATCTATCTTTCTCGGAGAGAGCTCAAGGCCCGTAAATTCAGGATAATTTTGCTCATTCATATAGAGAAATATAAAAAACTGGTATTTATTATTTGCCACGTACCAAATTATGTGATCATTGTTGTACTGTGACAAAATCAGGAAAACAATAGATATAGAAATCAGTAAAAGAAAAGATAAACAGCAGATGTCAGCAGGAAACTCACAATACCCATCACAGCGCTCCCAAGAGTATTTGACCTGAAGACTTCAGAGGGTTCCAGCTCTGCAAGTTCTCCCAAAATCCAAAAGAAAGGATCATTGACATGAGAAATTAGAAAAGTACTTGAAGCCATTGAAAGAATAACGATTTCCAGAGGAAGCCCAAGTTCAGGAACCAGGGGTAGCAAAAGAGAAGGTGCAACAAGCATGGTAACAACCCTTGATTCCTGAACGATTTGAAGAGCTGCGGCAATGAGAAAAGGCACAAGGATATGAGGAAGGCTCAACTGCAAGAAGAACCTGCCAAGAGTTTCTCCTGCCCCGGTCATGGCAAGGGTCCAAGAGCACCTCCTCCGCAAAGGTCAAGAAGAACAACCCCACTTCTCCTCACAGCTTTTTCAATCAGTTCCTTCAGTACAAGAGTTCCAAGCTTTCTGCCAGAAAAAATGGAGAGAAGGACTCCTATAAGAAGAGCAATGTTCGGGTTCCCCAGAAAGGTGAGCACAGAATGAGGATATTCAAAGCCTGTTTGAAGGAGAATAAGGAATAAAGGAAAAAAGATTGGAGAGTAAGCCTCAAGTCGACTTGGCTTTTCAGCAGGGTTATTATATATTCCTGAGTTTTCCTGATCTTCAGCTTTTTTTTCTTTGATTCTATTTGAAAAAACTGCAGTTTTAGACTTTTCTAGATTTTTAGAATACAAGTAGCCTACAATGGAAGTGGGAACTGCGATAAAAAGTCCCGTAATAAAAAGCTTGTTCACGTCAGCCGACAACTCTTCTGCTGCAGAAATTACTACAGGCGAAGGGTAGACAAGGTTAAACAAGGCAACAGCTCCCAGTGCAAGGATTGTTGCAGTGGAAATTGGGGGGTTATCGAGTCTGGCAGCCAACTCTTTAGCTATTGGAACAAAGATAACATAGGCAAGAATGTAACACATAAGGGAAACGGAAAAAAGAAAGCCAAGAACATTAAGAGCAAGTAGAGGATTTCTGGAAAAACGTATAATATCAGAAGCTATTAAGGACATTCCTCCGGTTCCCTGGAGCAGGATTCCAATAATACTTCCACAAGTAATAATAATAGCAAAACGAGAAAATACGTTGCCTAATCCCCCAGTTATTGCTTCGACGGTGGCCAGAGGTTCTTCTGCAAGAACTCCTGTAAGAACGGATACAAGGACAAGACTTAAGAAAGGGTGTAATCTGAGTCCGGCTGTAAAAAATAAGATGAGGAGAAGGGCGAAAAGGAATATGACTACAGGATGCATGTTAGAGCCTGATTGTTAATCTTTAATGTTAGCTTCAGGAGAGTTTAATGTTAGCTTCAGGAGAGTTTAATGTTAGCTTCAGGAGAGTTTAATGTTAGCTTCAGAAGAGTTTAACATTAGCTTCAGAAGAGTTTAATGTTAGTTTCAGGAGAGTTTAATATTAGCTTCAGAAGAGTTTAACATTAGCTTCAGAAGAGTTTAACATTAGCTTCAAGGGAGAACAAATGTTTAAATTTAAATACTTTTCTAAATATTCATTTTGGGAGAAAACTATTTAAGTGAGTTTAAGCTGTCGTTTTCTATGGAATATAGTTCAGCAAGTTTAAACATTCTCTTTCGTAGAGGCGATTTACTCAGTTAAAGCAACTTCTTCTGGAAAAGATAGCTCACTGAGTTCTTCGATTTCTTCTTCTCCAAGTACTCTTGCAAGATTTAGTAGAATAATAAGCCTGCTACCTATTTTTCCAACTCCTCTTAGATATTCTGCATTAATTTTCGATTTAATTATCTCAGGGGGTTGTTGAATTGAAGAAAATGGCAGGCTCATAACCTCTTTTACGGAATTTACAAGCATTCCAAGGACTGTATCTTTAATCTCAACTATGATAATTCTGGACAGGCTATCAGTTTCTTTCGAGCTGAACTCAAGCCGCTTGTTAAGGTCTATCACAACGAGGATCTTTCCCCGCAAGTTAATGAGCCCTTTTATGCATCCTGGGGCCTGAGGAATACGGGTGATCCTTGGAACCGGAATAACTTCGGAGACCTGCATGATATCTACTCCGAACTCTTCACCTGAAAGCTCAAAGGTCACTAATTGAAGATTTTCTTCCGAAAATCTTGAACCTTCATCTAGTACTTCTTTAAACATTTGAATTCCTCAAATTAACTTCGAAATTTTAACTTGACATGTTTTATGATCCTTCTTTTAAGTTACCAAGTTTGAACTTTTCCGTAGCTTTTTTCATCCTTTCCCCAAGTAAAGAAAGCTCACTGGCCATATTGGCAAGTTCTGACATTGAAGCACTCTGCTCTTCGAGAGCTGCAGCAGTTTCCTGGGTTCCTGCGGCGGACTGTTCTGAGATTGAGGAAATATCCTCCAGAGTGGAAGTGATTTCTTCAATGGATGAGGACTGCTCTTCTGTAGCAGCTGCAACATCTTCGATCATGTTTGTAATTTCATTGATTGTAGTAACAATTCCTGCAACCATTTCAACTGCGTTATTAACAGATAGTGAGCCAGCCTGCACATCTTTTTTACTGGCCTCTATACTTTCCACGGTTTCGCTGATACTACCTCTTATTTCTTCGATTAAGCTGGAAATGTTATTAGCAGCACGACCGGATTCATCGGCAAGTTTTCTGACCTCATCGGCTACAACAGAGAAACCCCGGCCTTGCTCGCCAGCCCTGGCAGCCTCAATTGCAGCATTCAGAGCAAGCATGTTTGTCTGATCCGCAATCCTGGTAATGAGAATTACAATTTCATTGATTTGTTGAGATTTGGAGTCAAGTTCTGTTATTACTTCCTTAGTTTCATCAACAGAGGAGCGAATACGATCCATTTTTACCAGAATTTCTCTTGAGGCATTTCCAATGTTATTGACAGTACTATTGACAATAGTGGTGTTCTTAGAGACTTTCTGAGTATTCTCTGCAATTTCTTGAATATTATGTGTCATATCCTGCATTGCATGAGTGATATCCAATATTTTTGTACTCTGCATCTCGGTCCCATTTGAGATTTCAGTTGCAGTGTCAGAAATTTTCCTTGAAGCTGAAGCCACTTCCTCAGAAGAAGCAGACATTTCTTCTGAGAGTGTAGAAAGGTGAACCGAATTTTCCTGAATTCCTTTTATCAGGCTACGAAGATTTTCAACCATTGATTCAAAAGCTTGTGAGAGTTGAGAGATTTCACTTCTCGAACTCCTATTGATCTTAACATCAAGATCTCCGTTAGAAATTTTCTCGGATGCATCGAGCAATTCGTAAATGGGTTTTCTGTAGAGGTTCAGAATCACAAAAACAAGTAAAACGCCGATAAGTATCGAAAGAAGAGTAACGAGAAGAATCTTACTTATAGAGTTTATTATCAGGGTGTCAAGCTTCCCTTTCTGATCGGCACTGGCAGCTTCAGCATTTTCTTTAATTTTTGCAGCTATGGCTGCCATATTTTTCACATCAACTGCCTGCCTCTTTTTAAGAATTTCCAGGCGATCAAAATCGTTCCGGATTTCTCTAACATTGGAAATTATTGCGTCTTCACGCTCAAGATTTTCAGGATTTACGGTCTGCTTATTTAAGTTCTTAGTAACTTCACTTATATTCTCCATATTTCGATCGAAATTTTCTGCATACTGATCTTTGGGAGTAATTATATAGCTCTGGTATTGGTCTCGAGCTTCCATCGCAAGTATGCTAATTTTCTGGACTTCCTGAGCATTAGATAATTTTTGCTGGAGAACTTCACTTGAAGAACCGTTTTCTGCGTATTGCTGGTATTGAAGCATCTGGTCTTGATAAATCTCATCTGCTTTCCGCAAAATAAGATCGCCTTTAGAAGTGATATTAGCTCTCAGGGCTATCTCTTCGTTGTTTGCTTCAACATAGCTATCAAAGCTTTCTTTAAATTTGTCAGAGACTTCCAGAATAGAATCCATTCGATCCTGATTTACAGGATCAAGGTAGCCAAGATATATTCCCTTGGATATAGCTGCTTGTGTGGGTACACGATCAAGATGTTTATAAGTGTCTTCCTTATAAACAGGATCACCATAAATAACATAATTTTCCTGAGCTTCCAGGGCTCCCTGCATATTATTCATGATAAAGGTCATGTTTTGAATGGCTCGGCTTTTTTTTTCCACGTCATTCATACCCTGATAGCCTGTATACCCAACAAAGAACATTAAAACCAGAAGAAGAGCAAATCCTATTACTACATGCCCTATTTTTGTGTTTTTATACAACTATCTCACCCTTGCCTCTGGTTTCTCTATCTCTATACCTCTTCTACCTGCATGGACTGTTAACGTGTCAGTAGTATCTGCTAAGGAAGGTGAACGGACGGAAGTGTTTTTATGGAGATTGCCTGACCTTCCAACCGATCATTCAATACAGACTATTTAAGAGTTGATAAATTTTTTGATTAATTGAAAAAAGAAAGCATAATGAAAAATTCGTCATTGTGATTTTAACTCTATTTTGCATATTTCTTTAGATATCTACTGAATCTGCCTTTTAGGCGACTGTTTTTATTTTTGCATATACACTGTAACTGTCTTTTTATTTGCGCATATATTATATTTTCAAGAGTCCGCTATTGTAAGAAAATCCTCAATCTGTGAGCCAAACTCACCAAAGTTTATGGGTTTGGCAAGAACGGCATAGCATCCAGCTTTAAGGTATTTTTCTTTACTTTCAGGATCGGAATAACCTGTGACTGCAACTACCTTTATACTCTTAGTTTCAGGATTAAGTTTGATTTCTTGAAGCAATTCAAGACCATGCATTTTCGGAAGTTCCATGTCAAGCAATATCAGGTCAATTTTCACTTCAGTGAGAATTTTGAGAGCTTCAAAGCCGTTTTTCGCCTTTTTCGGCTCGTGTCCAAAAGACTTAAGTAAGTCTGCCTCAACGGTCAGGTTAAGTAAATTATCTTCAACAATCAGAATTTCAGGCACTTAAATCAACTCCTAAGTGGGGTTGCTTGAAGATTTAGTAAGCTGGATTTTTCGTAATAGGGTTTTTTTAATAGTTATTCTTTGCAAACAAGGTTTTGTAAACGAAATTTTGTCAAAGAAACAGTGAATAACAAATTTCCTAATGAATTGATTTTTTAGTGATAACGAGTCATTTAAGAAGGCCTAAAACAAGAAAAAACGAAATGAAATCTTTCCTTGTATCTTCAGTACGTATACCATCATCCTCCCTAAAATCAGAATCGGA belongs to Methanosarcina barkeri 3 and includes:
- a CDS encoding metal ABC transporter solute-binding protein, Zn/Mn family; protein product: MSLKILPLLVLLTVGLSLFASGCTGQDDSQTNENESTVQDVEVSGSNESVIVAVSIVPQAEFVEKVGGDKVKTVVIIPPGADPHTYEPSPKEMGEVSKASMYVTVGVDMPFEEVWINRFKSINTGTLIVNSSNGIELRKLAAHDHHEEEGAEEHSEEHAEELEAGSEETELDPHIWTSPANAKIMVENIYEGLAKTDPDNKTYYAQNRDAYLKELDALDARIREKLEGKKERNFMVYHPSWGYFAADYNLTMIPVEIEGKEPSAQDLAKVISLAKEKQVKVIFVQPQFSTGSAQSVAKEIGGEVVAVDPLAKDYVANMDNVSDIFARNLV
- a CDS encoding metal-dependent transcriptional regulator, whose product is MNEQNYPEFTGLELSPRKIDYLKFILEKGGTVKTTEISSVLKVDPSTTTKTLNELAGAGYLNHIPYRGVDLTEMGEAYTQFLIRRHRILSLLLTHYGLSSEEACSEVSRFEAFVSRDAINKICSSMGHPMFGVCGEISHENCLHEEKHH
- a CDS encoding chemotaxis protein CheW; amino-acid sequence: MFKEVLDEGSRFSEENLQLVTFELSGEEFGVDIMQVSEVIPVPRITRIPQAPGCIKGLINLRGKILVVIDLNKRLEFSSKETDSLSRIIIVEIKDTVLGMLVNSVKEVMSLPFSSIQQPPEIIKSKINAEYLRGVGKIGSRLIILLNLARVLGEEEIEELSELSFPEEVALTE
- a CDS encoding methyl-accepting chemotaxis protein, which encodes MYKNTKIGHVVIGFALLLVLMFFVGYTGYQGMNDVEKKSRAIQNMTFIMNNMQGALEAQENYVIYGDPVYKEDTYKHLDRVPTQAAISKGIYLGYLDPVNQDRMDSILEVSDKFKESFDSYVEANNEEIALRANITSKGDLILRKADEIYQDQMLQYQQYAENGSSSEVLQQKLSNAQEVQKISILAMEARDQYQSYIITPKDQYAENFDRNMENISEVTKNLNKQTVNPENLEREDAIISNVREIRNDFDRLEILKKRQAVDVKNMAAIAAKIKENAEAASADQKGKLDTLIINSISKILLVTLLSILIGVLLVFVILNLYRKPIYELLDASEKISNGDLDVKINRSSRSEISQLSQAFESMVENLRSLIKGIQENSVHLSTLSEEMSASSEEVASASRKISDTATEISNGTEMQSTKILDITHAMQDMTHNIQEIAENTQKVSKNTTIVNSTVNNIGNASREILVKMDRIRSSVDETKEVITELDSKSQQINEIVILITRIADQTNMLALNAAIEAARAGEQGRGFSVVADEVRKLADESGRAANNISSLIEEIRGSISETVESIEASKKDVQAGSLSVNNAVEMVAGIVTTINEITNMIEDVAAATEEQSSSIEEITSTLEDISSISEQSAAGTQETAAALEEQSASMSELANMASELSLLGERMKKATEKFKLGNLKEGS
- a CDS encoding response regulator; the protein is MPEILIVEDNLLNLTVEADLLKSFGHEPKKAKNGFEALKILTEVKIDLILLDMELPKMHGLELLQEIKLNPETKSIKVVAVTGYSDPESKEKYLKAGCYAVLAKPINFGEFGSQIEDFLTIADS